A genomic segment from Diadema setosum chromosome 11, eeDiaSeto1, whole genome shotgun sequence encodes:
- the LOC140235206 gene encoding ELMO domain-containing protein 2-like yields MWYRIWLYVYFTWFRPMFKWALRRATGKCELLRICCGNHSKGGRKTRAVEKSLRQSHLGSLQRLATDDDLNIFEAVKYVMTVKNIDPKIYPDFSPTLQSSLKQICGYNALVKEIEALKKEKYSTANPAHEQDLLKLWRLLKPNDKLEKRTCKQWGEIGFQGDDPATDFRGMGVLGLQNLLFFAENYNGVARQVLTHSQHPTLWYSYAVVGINLTSMTYHLLRDGALRDYFYHSITGQPSIYHFHKVYCYIFSEFDRFWFASKPKSVMEFGSIRDKFEKKFLETLKDNQLQAVLQNNYTWT; encoded by the exons ATGTGGTATCGAATCTGGCTCTATGTGTACTTTACCTGGTTCCGACCAATGTTCAAGTGGGCACTGAGGCGCGCCACTGGCAAGTGCGAGCTGCTGCGCATCTGCTGTGGCAACCACTCCAAAGGGGGTCGCAAGACCAGAGCAGTTG AAAAATCCCTGCGCCAATCCCATCTGGGCTCGCTCCAGAGACTCGCAACCGATGATGACCTCAACATATTCGAGGCTGTCAAGTATGTGATGACGGTCAAGAACATAGACCCCAAGATTTACCCAGA CTTTTCTCCAACTCTGCAAAGCTCCCTCAAACAAATATGTGGCTACAATGCATTGGTGAAGGAAATCGAAGCCctgaagaaagagaaatacTCCACAGCGAATCCAGCACACGAACAGGATTTGTTGAAG TTATGGCGATTACTGAAGCCAAATGACAAGCTTGAGAAGAGAACCTGTAAACAGTGGGGAGAGATCGGTTTCCAAGGCGATGACCCGGCAACTGATTTCAGAGGAATGG GTGTGCTGGGACTTCAAAACCTTTT GTTTTTTGCTGAGAACTACAATGGTGTGGCGCGGCAAGTGTTGACACACTCTCAACACCCCACACTGTG GTACTCCTATGCCGTGGTCGGTATCAACCTGACCAGCATGACGTATCATCTTCTCCGAGATGGAGCACTCAGGGACTACTTCTACCACTCCATTACCGGCCAGCCATCCATCTACCACTTCCACAAAGTCTACT GCTACATCTTCAGCGAGTTTGATCGCTTCTGGTTCGCCTCCAAACCCAAGAGTGTGATGGAGTTTGGGAGCATCAGAGACAAGTTTGAGAAGAAGTTTCTGGAAACTCTGAAGGACAACCAGCTACAGGCTGTCCTCCAGAATAACTACACGTGGACATGA